One Nicotiana sylvestris chromosome 12, ASM39365v2, whole genome shotgun sequence genomic window carries:
- the LOC138883286 gene encoding uncharacterized protein gives MKGVMRFGKKGKLSPRFIGPFEILDRVGEVAYRLALPPSLSPVRLVFHVSMLRKYHGDPFHVLDFSTVQLDKDLSYEEEPVAILDQQVRQLRSKSFLSVRVQ, from the coding sequence atgaagggcgtgatgagatttgggaagaagggcaagcttagccctaggttcattggcccatttgagattcttgatcgagtaggagaggtggcttatagacttgcattgccgccgagcttgtcACCTGTGcgtctagtgtttcatgtgtccatgcttcggaagtatcacggcgatccattccacgtgttagatttcagcactgtccagttggacaaggacttgtcttatgaggaggagccggtagctattctagaccagcaagTTCGTCAactgagatcgaagagttttctttctgttcgtgttcagtga